One window from the genome of Acinetobacter sp. LoGeW2-3 encodes:
- the thiE gene encoding thiamine phosphate synthase codes for MRGLYLITNNDPIELLLAKLEGAMATYEVAVLQYRRKKVAKEDQAYEIEYMKQMCEQYKVPFVINDDLETAVKYGVGVHLGQDDGSIQEAVERLPKNVLIGRSCNNSLELAEQAIADGANYVAFGAIYATDTKPEAGNIGLETLKLAKEKLNVPICAIGGLTVENSKEVIEAGADLCAVISDVLGRSMSTVGQRVYDWSELFAEQA; via the coding sequence ATGCGCGGTTTATATTTAATTACCAATAATGATCCTATTGAACTTCTCCTGGCAAAACTTGAAGGTGCAATGGCGACTTATGAAGTTGCAGTACTTCAGTATCGCCGTAAAAAAGTAGCGAAAGAAGATCAGGCTTACGAAATCGAATATATGAAACAAATGTGTGAACAGTACAAAGTTCCATTTGTGATTAATGACGATTTGGAAACTGCAGTAAAATATGGCGTAGGCGTGCATTTGGGGCAGGATGATGGCTCAATTCAGGAAGCGGTTGAACGTTTGCCTAAGAATGTATTGATTGGTCGCAGTTGTAATAACTCACTGGAATTGGCAGAGCAAGCCATTGCTGATGGTGCTAACTATGTGGCATTTGGTGCGATCTATGCGACTGATACCAAGCCAGAAGCAGGTAATATTGGTTTAGAAACCTTGAAACTCGCTAAAGAAAAATTGAATGTGCCAATCTGTGCCATTGGTGGTTTGACAGTTGAAAACAGTAAAGAAGTCATTGAAGCCGGCGCTGATCTTTGTGCGGTCATTAGTGATGTATTGGGTCGCTCAATGTCGACTGTCGGTCAACGTGTGTATGACTGGTCGGAACTATTTGCTGAACAAGCTTAA
- a CDS encoding DUF962 domain-containing protein — MNAQVEPQADLTPAVSQPMPIRDYHEFYRFYLTEHRNIMSRRLHVAGSSIGLYFFSKAIIQRKPKYFLYGLASGYACAWIGHFIFEKNKPASFKQPLYSFISDWRMFADVLRGNISLISRDQDKAPS; from the coding sequence ATGAATGCACAAGTAGAACCTCAAGCGGATCTAACACCAGCAGTCAGCCAGCCGATGCCGATCCGTGATTATCATGAATTCTATCGATTTTATCTGACTGAACACCGCAATATTATGAGTCGCCGTCTGCATGTGGCAGGGAGCAGTATCGGGCTATACTTCTTTAGCAAGGCGATTATTCAGCGTAAACCTAAATATTTTTTGTATGGTCTGGCATCGGGCTATGCCTGCGCCTGGATCGGACACTTTATTTTTGAGAAAAACAAGCCTGCCAGCTTTAAGCAGCCGCTATACAGTTTTATCTCGGATTGGCGTATGTTTGCTGATGTTCTACGTGGCAATATCAGCCTGATCAGTCGTGATCAGGACAAGGCCCCAAGCTGA